TCCTTGAACCTTTTACGCATCCTCATCTCGTGTCTGGTTGGATGCGTGGTTCCCATAACGGGCCACTCATGCCGGTTGCTCAAAAAGAAGCAAAATGTACACGGTTCGACGGTCCACCCCGAGTGATTGCGCTTGGTTTTCAGGTGAAAAACGGAAAACTAACTGAACCCGCAGATATGTTTGACGATCCAGCTTTTGACAAAGTCCGCATCGAAGCACAACACATTGCTGATTACATGCGACGACATGGACCTTTTGAACCACATCGACTCCCCATGGCAGATATGGAATATACAACTCTTCCGAAAGTTATGAAAAAACTTGCGCCACGGTTCAAAAAAATCCAATAATCCCTCATTTTTTTCTTTCGGTCAAGTTAACCTTTAATTTTATATAGAGGTATTTGATTAGGTGTTTCCTTATAAAAAACAACGGGAGTCATAAAGCATGGCACGAATACATGCACGACGAAAAGGAAAAGCCGGTTCAACACGACCAAAACGAGCAAAACATCCTGAGTGGAGTTCATTAAATCCTCGAGAAATCGAACCTCGCGTTGTTGAACTTGCAAAAACCGGGAAATCAACCAGTGAAATCGGCATGATTCTCAGAGATCAATACGCCGTTCCTGACGTTCAAGCAGCAACAGGGAAAAGGATTGGAAAGATCCTTGAAAGCAAAAACATCAAACCCGAAGTTCCTGAAGATCTTCGAAATCTAATCCATACAGCACTAACCCTTCAGAAACATATCCTCATGCATAAAAACGATTTAAAAAATAAACGAAACCTTCAACTTACTGAATCAAAAATCCGCAGGTTGACTAAATACTATCACAATCAAGGGCGATTACCGAAAGATTGGAAATATTCAATCGAACAGGCAAAACTCATGTTTGAATAACCCTGAAAAATAACCATTAGCTTTTTAGAGTGGTTATGCTTCTTTCTTTTCTATTTCTATGACTGATACACTCAAAAAACTCTGCAGGAGAGCAGCAGAACAGATTCATGCACTGCCAAAAAATACCAAAGTCCGTGTTATTTCTCATTATGATGCTGATGGTGTCTCCGCAGCAGGAATCCTTTGTCAGATGTTGTACCGTGAAGAACTACATTTTCATGCTACGCTCATGCGGAATCCCTTCACCAAGGGATTCGAACGATTAACCAAAGAAAAAAATAAATTGATTATCTTTGCAGATATGGGGAGCGGACAGCTTGACAGTATCCAAAAACTCAACACCCCTGCAATCATCCTTGATCATCATCAGCCAATAACCGATGATACTCCTGATGAGATTCTTCAAATCAATGCAAACCTCTGCGGCATCAATGGAAACTATGAAGCATCAGGGGCAACATTAAGTTATGGTCTTGCATCAACGGTCAATCACAACAATACTGATCTTGCCGCATTAGCGTTAACAGGAGCAATTGGTGACAAACAATACATAGGTGGAATCAGAGGATACAATGCAACTATTCTTTCTGAGGCGCTCCACCATAACGTCATCCAGGAATATACTGGAATTAAACTCAGTGGTCAAACCATTTTGGAATCACTGGTTGACTCAATTGATCCATATTATCCAACCATTTCTGGCAACCAGAAAAACTGTGAACACCTCCTCGAAAAACTTGGCGTCAAACCAACCACACCAGTTGAAGAACTCTCTGAAGAAAACATGATCAAAATACATTCATTTTTGCTCTTGTTGTTAATCAAAAACGGATGCCATCCTTCGATCATCGACACCGTTATCAGGAAACGGTATCGTGCATCTGTCCTCGGTTTTGAACTGGAACGATTTGCAGATCTCCTTGATGCCTGTGGGAAAAATGACCAACGCGGTCTCGCACTTGCTTTGTGTCTTGGAGATAAAAAACTACTCGCTGAAGCAATTGTAGTTGAAAAAGACTATAAAACAAAAATCGTAGCAGGTCTTCAAACAATTGAAAACGGAAAGTTCATGGAAAAACAATCAATACGATATTTTTATAGCGAGAGTTCTTCTCTCGGAGGAGTTATAGCAGGTATCGCGACCAATTATCTTTTTGATACAAAAAAACCTTTATTTGCACTTACCCGAAAAGACGATGAACTCCACATTTCCTGCAGAGGAAACCAGCAGCTTGTCGCACAAGGTCTTGACCTCGGAGGAGCACTCAATCAAATCGCCAGAAAACTCCATGGCTTTGGCGGTGGTCATAAGATTGCTGCAGGGGCAACCATTGCACTCAGCCAAGAACAAGAGTTCCTAGATCAAATTGATACCATCATAACAGCACAGTTGGAGAAAAAAACATGAATATCACCTGCAAACTGCACATCACCTTTCAATCAAAAAAACAAGCTGAAAAAATTCTTGCTTCAATCAAAGTCGATGATTATCATTTTGTCACATCGCGTCAACACGACAACACCATCCACGCAACGATTACGAGTACCTCACTAACCTCACTGATTCATACCCTTGACGATTATCTTGCTTGCATCTCAGTTGCAGAAAAAATTGTTGACAAACATTAAGAACACTGAAGAGATACCCATCTCGTATGATCTTTAACCTTAAAGTACAATACCACCTTAGCACTGATGCTACAGCATTTACCAAAGAATTACAAGATTTTTTCACGAACATACACTCAACTCTTTTAAAAAAAGATGCAGAAAAAACCGCAGACATCATCGATCGTCATTTTGAGAAACATATTGTTTCACTTACCATACAATCAAAAAGTAACCTCCGACCTCACAACGTTCTCCTGCAGATAAAAAATGAGTTTATCAAACAATTTGGCAAACATCATCATGTCGGCATCAGAGAAATACTCATCCCTCAATATACGATTGAATTTGACCTTGACAAAAAACCACTTCACCCGATAACTATACCGTTTGCAGAGGTTACCATCCATGATACAAAAGCAACTCTGGTCCTGACGAATGTTTCTGATGAGTTTCTCCAAAAAAACTATATTGATCGTATGATCAACCGAGTGAAAGAAAAAGTCAACAATCAATACTACGAGGGAAAAGCAGAATTTTGGAAACTAATTTGGAAATCGCCAGAAAAAAAACACCACATGCAAGCTGACCCAACAGAGGAGATGTTGAAAAAAGGTTGGCTGAAACAAGGACCAACTAAAGGAAAATGGTTTTATTACCCACAAGCAGCCGCAATTCTCAAAACCATGGAACGTATTGCTCTTGAAGAAATTCTCAAACCTTTAGGATTCCAAGAAGTAATTGAATCCCATATCAAACCCTTTGACATCTGGTTGAAAACAGGACATATGGAAGGGATGCCTGCAGAGTTTTACTACGTCTCAGAACCAATAACACGAGATGTCAAACAATGGGAACAGTTCATTGATCTTGTTAAAATCACGAAAGAAGTACCAATAGATGAGTTGAAAAAGAATCTCAGCCCCCCGTCCGCTGGTCTTTGTTATGCTCAATGTCCCATGATCTACTGGTCACTTAAAGGAAAAACTATTGCAGAACAATCACTACCTGTACTGATCTATGACAAAACAGCGATATCTTGCCGTTATGAATCAGGAGGTAGACATGGAATTGAACGGGTAGATGAATTTCATCGAATAGAACCAGTATATATCGGAACACGAGAACAGCTCATACACCTCAGAGAAAAACTCATCGAGCGATACACACATGTGTTCAACAATATTTTCGACCTTGAATGGAGAATGGCGTGGGTGACACCATGGTATCTTCAACAAGCAGGAAAAAAAGATGCACAATCAGAACAGGAAACTGGAACCATTGATTTTGAAGCATACATGCCCTACCGAGGGAGCAGAGAAGATTCAGAATGGCTTGAATTTCAAAATCTAAGTATCCTTGGAGACAAATACATCCAAGCATTCAATATCAAAACCCAACGGCAAGAACTCTGGAGCGGTTGTTCAGGAATCGGACTGGAACGATGGATGGTTGCTTTTCTCGCACAACATGGACTTAACCCAGACTCCTGGCCTACCGGGTTTCAAAAATATCTTAACAAACTACCTCAAGGGATTATTTTTCTTTAAAGAAACACCAGATATGATACTGTACGACGTTTTTCCCTGCGTAAAAAACCTTTAAAAAGGAATGCGACATCCTAACCCGTATGGCAAAGAAACGAAAAGAAGCATCTGAAGAAGAAGAACTTGATTTTACCATACCTGAATTCGACGAAGAAAAATTCCTGAAACGTGAGCGGCAAAATATCAAAACCATGCTCATTGCATTTGGTTTTGGTATTCTCATCAGTCTCATATCATTTGGTCTCTGGGCACTCATGAGTGAGAGTAATTTCAGATGGATGCTCGTCCTTATGTTCGGTGTGGTCTGTGGCGTCTGGATACGATACCTGTTCCTACGGCTCAACATTGATCTCACCGATTTTGGAAGACGTGGTTGGTTCAGTAGCCTTGCAACCTACTTTGTCACTTGGCTTATTGTCTTAGTTGTACTCGTCAACCCACCGTTCTACGATGGAGAAAAACCCTCTGTTGACGTCGCAGTACTTCCTGGGATGCAAGAACTTGGTGGAACTGTAAAAATCGTTGCCCATATCATCGATAATGTTGGCGTCCACACCGATGGTATCGATTTTACCGTTACCTATCCAAATGGAACAATGATACACCCTGCATTTAGTTATACGAACAACATCTTTGAATACGTCTATGAAAATCCAGAAAATATCCTAGGGCAATACACCTTTTCATTAACGGTTACCGACGTTAACGGCCATATCAACGATACCTATGTCAATAAAACCTTTGAATATAGCAATAATGCACTTCAGATTATCAGCTCAAGTACTACCCTTATCAGTGGAGATCTCATTCTCATTAAAGCAGATAAAAAAATTAACCCTGATAACAACTTCAGAGTATATTATACGGTAAACGACGGTGCTCAGATCAACACCAACCGCCGTGACCCTAAAGACAAAGAAGAATATGAAACCAGTCCAAAATACAAAGGATGGCACCAAGAAAGTAATCACACCATCAAGATTTACGCAGAAGTAACCCATTATTTCACCAATCAACATACCAAATACAGTAACATCGTCAAAGATACGACAACCTATCTATATACAACAAAAACCGATCCAAACATTGGAACTACAGAACCATTGAAAACCTACAACTGCACCCTTCCACTGCTCATGAAAAACCAAGAGGAAAACACGATCAATTATGCACTTCCCTGCCCCCATACTGTTGTTGCAACACCAGGTTTTGAACTGCTGGCAAGCCTTCTTGCGATAGTATTTGTGCTCCTTATCTACAAACGGCGAAAAAAAGAACGGTAACATATGCAGGAACTGAATCAGTTTTGTACAAATTTTCGGAAAGATTTTTATCCAACGCAACAAGATCCAAATAAACCTGTGAGTTTCTGGACTGAAAAAGAACTCTTGCATCGAGAAATCGTCGATGCATTTGTCATAATACTTCGAACTCAGGGCTGCAGCTGGGGGGTTCACTCAGGATGTACGATGTGCGGGTATCATGCGGATAGTATGCTTACAACAGTTACCGATAAACAACTCCTAGCACAAATAGATCATGCACTTACAAACTATACCAATCAACCAGTTGTAAAAATATTCACCTCGGGAAGTTTTTTTGATACCCGGGAAATCAGCATGCATATTCAAAAAAAAATTTTCGAAAAACTCAGAGAGAAACCTGTTCAAAAAATATCAGTTGAATCACGACCTGAGTATATCACTGATCACACCCTTTCCCATGCAAAAGACAACCTTCAACAGACATCTTTAGAAATTGGAATCGGACTTGAAACAGCCCATGATCTCATACGAGAATACACCATCAACAAAGGATTCACATTTTCAGCATATCTTCATGCGACAGAACTTATGAAAAAATACAATGTTCAAACAAAAACATACCTGCTCATCAAACCACCATTTGTCACAGAATGGGAAGCACTCAATGATACCCTCCAAAGCATACAGAAGATTGCAGAAACCACTGATACCATCTCACTTAATCCAACCAACATCCAACGATTTACCGTTGTTGAATTTCTCTGGAGACGTAAACACTATCGTCCACCATGGCTGTGGAGTATCATTTCGATACTACACCAAGGAAAAAAACTATTTCCAGGTATACTCAAATGTGATATAACTGGTGGTGGAACACCGCGAGGAGCACATAACTGCGGAACATGTGATCACAGAATTCTTACTGCAATCTCTGCGTTTTCACTCAACCAAAATACCGATATATTCAACGACCTATCGTGCGACTGTCAAACGCTCTGGCAAGATCAACTTGACGTAGAAGCATTCAGTTTCCAATCATATCCTGATTTTTCAGAGGAAACTCCCTATGCATACCGTTGTTAAAAGAAACGACGTCGTCGTTTTAATCGATCAAAACCATCACAAATACCTTGTTGATACAGCTGCAAAAACCGATAAAATCAAAGGAGTTGGCGTGCTTGATCCTCAAAGTCTCATCGGTCGAGAATACGGCACGATACAAACCATTGGAACAAAACAATTCTGGATACTTCAGCCATCACTCCAAGATAAACTCCACAGTTTAAAACGAAAGGCCCAAATTATCCTCCCACGAGACGCTGCTCAGATCCTGATGTACTGCGCAATCGAATCAGGACAAACCGTACTTGAAGCAGGAATCGGATCAGGATCATTAACTATTGCACTCGCAACAGCAGTCGCACCATCCGGGAAAGTAATCTCCTACGATACTAGAGAAGATTTTATTGAACACGCATACGGCAACCTCCGCAGAGCACACCTCGACCAATATGTCTTTGCAAAATGTAAAGATGTTACAACAGGTATCGATGAAAAAGATCTAGATGCCATCATTCTTGATATCCCAAACCCCTGGGAAGCAGTTGATCATGCTTGGAGGGCACTTAAAGTCGGTGGTTACTTCTGTTCATATTCACCTCTCATATCACAAGTCGAACACACCGTAAAAGCCTTACAAAAACATCCATTTATCGAGCAGAAAACCTACGAAAATATCCAACGAGAAATGATCGTTTCACCACAGGGTACTCGACCAAGTTTTGACATGCTTGGACATACAGGATACCTCACATTTGCAAGAAAAGTACTCAGCAATTGAAGTATCTGAGATGTTGTTATGTTGAACGAAGAATCTTTTTTGTATCAATTTTTTTCTGTTCAATGAAGGCAACACCAGACCCGATGATGCTTGGAAGTAACCATACAATTGCGAACCAAAACAAAGAAAGACCAAGAACTTCATCTCGCGAAATCTGGTACATACCAAACAATGCAACCAATGTTGCCTCCCGAGTACCTAAACCATAAATCGAAATTGGAAGCGATGCAACAACATCAGCAACAGCAATCATAAGAATGCCATACAGCAAGGGGAGATGCAGAGAAAACAAACCAGCGATACTATACAACAAATAGAACCGTATCAACCAACCAAAACCTGAGACGAAAAAAATCGGAACAACCTGCCGAATGCTTGGAAGATCATCGTAGAATGAATCGAGAGGATCATCTAAATGATGCTGGAGTGTTGTAAAAATCTGAGATCTGATGATTTTTGAAAACAAAATTTTTGATTTTTTCTGCGTTAAAAAAAAGACAAACAACGCTATGATAACAACAAATAGTATCAAAATCGGAATGAAAAGATACGGAAAATCATTGCTCAGCAGAACTGCTCCAATCGCACCAAAAAATAACAAGGTGATATAATCAATGGTGTTAAATGTAATAATATTTGCAACGCATTTCGGTAACGGCTGCTGACTTTCAGCACTCAGGTGTAGAGAACGGATATAAGCACCCAAGCCACCGGGCGTGATAAACCCGTAAAAATAACCGAGAAAAATATTTTTCAATGAGGCCCAGAAACGAATTGGTATCTTCTGCTGACGCAGCAACATCTGCCATTGAATATTCGAAAGAAGAAGGATCGGAATTATCGAAAAACATGCAAGCAACGTATAGATAAACGATACCCGCATGAACATTGAGCCCATCACATGAATATCAATTGTTGACAACAAATAGAGAAGAATGCAAAAACCAATGATGGGAAGAAGCTTTTTGACAGATATCATGATCGTGAACACAAATAGACTACTAGTTTATGTATCTTCTTTCAGCAAAGGCCACGGAAACTTGCTGTTTTTAAAAAAGTCATACTGCAGAGAATTCCAATCATTAAAATCATTTCTCCCTCGTGACCCATCAGAATAATCAAGGAGCGTATACTTATAATAGTAATTCATGCAGCTTTTGTAATTTCTGTATTTCAACCATTCAACTGAAAACGGTTGCAACGTGAGAATATTGTCAATTCCATCAAAAGTATCAGCAAGGAGATTCATCGTATGACCTAAATGATGTATCATTCCACCAATAATGATTCGTTCTTTTGGAACTTGTGGTAGTTGTTCCGCAAGTTGCTGTGCCGATATCAAGAAAGCATCGAGGTGATTCCAACCGACAAACGGGAAATTAACATCTGGTCCTCTATCGCAAATCAACCCGTAGTGGAAAATCTGTTTACGCGGGTTGTTCATATCATTGTGGAGAAAATAATCCCAATACAAATCAACCAGTTCAACAAAAGAAAAAGTAGTATTCAATGGTATTTCTTCGCCGCCACCGAGGAGTCCGACGTCGACGTGAAGGGTGATATTGCGGGCAGAAAACATCGCAACCGCTGCTGCAATCATATCATCAGATGGTTTATTTGAAGATATTGGATTCGATGATTTCATATAATCGATTTCAACAAAGATATCTTTCCGAAATGGATTTGCGTCCATGTAACATTCTTCAACATTTGTCAACGCATCGCCATCGGTATCAAGATGTAGATGATCATCCCAAACCAAAGGATCGTATCCATACCGTTGTTCCCACTGATCAGAGGCACCATCAGCATCAGAATCAGCATCAGAACTAGTAATTGTTGGAACAAGAGGATCACGAACAGGTTTCAACAGATATGACGGCGTATCAGTCCAACTAGCACCATATCCACTCTGTTTCCGTAGATGCCAGGGAAACGCATGCATTCTTGAGGGAAAATAGTACACTGCATTCCCTTTTCCACCAGGAGAAATAGATGGACCAAGCAAAGACCCCCAATAGTTCGTTGAAATGATTCCTTGCGAGTTTTTGCTATAGAATCCATAGAGTCCATTTCTAATGATTGTATTGTGGATCACCTGAAAAGAACACTGATCAACCACATAGATTCCGAAGCGATAGTTATCAGTGATCATACAATAATGAATATTAATTTTGATTGAATTTTGATGAATCCATATCCCAAAATGGGTATTCAAAGATAAACGACAAAACGAGATATCAACATTCTGTGAAGATTCAATACTTACGCCAGCCCCGTTATGACAGATGATTGAATCATTGATGGTAATTAATCTGCTCTGTTCAATGAATATTCCTCCGTGATTAACGCTATTGTCAGAAATATTACAGTGATCAATTGAAATCATCTGAGCATTATGGATATACAACGCCCGGCCGTTGGTATGAAGGTACGAATGAGATAGCGTAATCTTTGAAGTATCCTGAATGGTAATGCCGATAGCGTTATGTGCAAACGTACACCCTGAAAGAGTAGACTCTGTTGATGTGATAAATTTGATACCAAAACCGGTAGTATGAAACGTACAATTATCGATAGTTACTACGGATGCATTGACAACTAAAACTCCAACTCGAGCTCGGTACACAGAACAATTTTTCAGCGTTGTAAAGGAAGCTACCTGCAGTCCTGCATCATCAAAATATCCTCCTGAGCATCTCAAGGTTATCTGCTCAAGGATAACCCCGGAAACTAAGATGGTACAAACTGTTCCTATGTTCATTCCATCGATTATTGTTGTTGTGCTGTCTTCACCGGAAATATGTAGTTTTTTATCAATAACAAGATGCTCATAGTACACCCCTGCAGCTACAAGAATCCTATCGCCATCAGATGCAGAACGAACAGCATCGTTGATATGACAGTACGGATGTTCAAAACTCCCTAGCCATGGACCCATGACATTGTCATCATCAACATAGATTGTAGCTGAAACATTTGGTAAAGAATAT
The window above is part of the Candidatus Thermoplasmatota archaeon genome. Proteins encoded here:
- a CDS encoding 30S ribosomal protein S15, with translation MARIHARRKGKAGSTRPKRAKHPEWSSLNPREIEPRVVELAKTGKSTSEIGMILRDQYAVPDVQAATGKRIGKILESKNIKPEVPEDLRNLIHTALTLQKHILMHKNDLKNKRNLQLTESKIRRLTKYYHNQGRLPKDWKYSIEQAKLMFE
- a CDS encoding archaeosine biosynthesis radical SAM protein RaSEA; translated protein: MQELNQFCTNFRKDFYPTQQDPNKPVSFWTEKELLHREIVDAFVIILRTQGCSWGVHSGCTMCGYHADSMLTTVTDKQLLAQIDHALTNYTNQPVVKIFTSGSFFDTREISMHIQKKIFEKLREKPVQKISVESRPEYITDHTLSHAKDNLQQTSLEIGIGLETAHDLIREYTINKGFTFSAYLHATELMKKYNVQTKTYLLIKPPFVTEWEALNDTLQSIQKIAETTDTISLNPTNIQRFTVVEFLWRRKHYRPPWLWSIISILHQGKKLFPGILKCDITGGGTPRGAHNCGTCDHRILTAISAFSLNQNTDIFNDLSCDCQTLWQDQLDVEAFSFQSYPDFSEETPYAYRC
- a CDS encoding serine--tRNA ligase, with translation MIFNLKVQYHLSTDATAFTKELQDFFTNIHSTLLKKDAEKTADIIDRHFEKHIVSLTIQSKSNLRPHNVLLQIKNEFIKQFGKHHHVGIREILIPQYTIEFDLDKKPLHPITIPFAEVTIHDTKATLVLTNVSDEFLQKNYIDRMINRVKEKVNNQYYEGKAEFWKLIWKSPEKKHHMQADPTEEMLKKGWLKQGPTKGKWFYYPQAAAILKTMERIALEEILKPLGFQEVIESHIKPFDIWLKTGHMEGMPAEFYYVSEPITRDVKQWEQFIDLVKITKEVPIDELKKNLSPPSAGLCYAQCPMIYWSLKGKTIAEQSLPVLIYDKTAISCRYESGGRHGIERVDEFHRIEPVYIGTREQLIHLREKLIERYTHVFNNIFDLEWRMAWVTPWYLQQAGKKDAQSEQETGTIDFEAYMPYRGSREDSEWLEFQNLSILGDKYIQAFNIKTQRQELWSGCSGIGLERWMVAFLAQHGLNPDSWPTGFQKYLNKLPQGIIFL
- a CDS encoding right-handed parallel beta-helix repeat-containing protein, translating into MGPWLGSFEHPYCHINDAVRSASDGDRILVAAGVYYEHLVIDKKLHISGEDSTTTIIDGMNIGTVCTILVSGVILEQITLRCSGGYFDDAGLQVASFTTLKNCSVYRARVGVLVVNASVVTIDNCTFHTTGFGIKFITSTESTLSGCTFAHNAIGITIQDTSKITLSHSYLHTNGRALYIHNAQMISIDHCNISDNSVNHGGIFIEQSRLITINDSIICHNGAGVSIESSQNVDISFCRLSLNTHFGIWIHQNSIKINIHYCMITDNYRFGIYVVDQCSFQVIHNTIIRNGLYGFYSKNSQGIISTNYWGSLLGPSISPGGKGNAVYYFPSRMHAFPWHLRKQSGYGASWTDTPSYLLKPVRDPLVPTITSSDADSDADGASDQWEQRYGYDPLVWDDHLHLDTDGDALTNVEECYMDANPFRKDIFVEIDYMKSSNPISSNKPSDDMIAAAVAMFSARNITLHVDVGLLGGGEEIPLNTTFSFVELVDLYWDYFLHNDMNNPRKQIFHYGLICDRGPDVNFPFVGWNHLDAFLISAQQLAEQLPQVPKERIIIGGMIHHLGHTMNLLADTFDGIDNILTLQPFSVEWLKYRNYKSCMNYYYKYTLLDYSDGSRGRNDFNDWNSLQYDFFKNSKFPWPLLKEDT
- a CDS encoding lysylphosphatidylglycerol synthase transmembrane domain-containing protein; amino-acid sequence: MISVKKLLPIIGFCILLYLLSTIDIHVMGSMFMRVSFIYTLLACFSIIPILLLSNIQWQMLLRQQKIPIRFWASLKNIFLGYFYGFITPGGLGAYIRSLHLSAESQQPLPKCVANIITFNTIDYITLLFFGAIGAVLLSNDFPYLFIPILILFVVIIALFVFFLTQKKSKILFSKIIRSQIFTTLQHHLDDPLDSFYDDLPSIRQVVPIFFVSGFGWLIRFYLLYSIAGLFSLHLPLLYGILMIAVADVVASLPISIYGLGTREATLVALFGMYQISRDEVLGLSLFWFAIVWLLPSIIGSGVAFIEQKKIDTKKILRST
- a CDS encoding KEOPS complex subunit Pcc1; this encodes MNITCKLHITFQSKKQAEKILASIKVDDYHFVTSRQHDNTIHATITSTSLTSLIHTLDDYLACISVAEKIVDKH
- a CDS encoding DHH family phosphoesterase, whose protein sequence is MTDTLKKLCRRAAEQIHALPKNTKVRVISHYDADGVSAAGILCQMLYREELHFHATLMRNPFTKGFERLTKEKNKLIIFADMGSGQLDSIQKLNTPAIILDHHQPITDDTPDEILQINANLCGINGNYEASGATLSYGLASTVNHNNTDLAALALTGAIGDKQYIGGIRGYNATILSEALHHNVIQEYTGIKLSGQTILESLVDSIDPYYPTISGNQKNCEHLLEKLGVKPTTPVEELSEENMIKIHSFLLLLLIKNGCHPSIIDTVIRKRYRASVLGFELERFADLLDACGKNDQRGLALALCLGDKKLLAEAIVVEKDYKTKIVAGLQTIENGKFMEKQSIRYFYSESSSLGGVIAGIATNYLFDTKKPLFALTRKDDELHISCRGNQQLVAQGLDLGGALNQIARKLHGFGGGHKIAAGATIALSQEQEFLDQIDTIITAQLEKKT
- a CDS encoding tRNA (adenine-N1)-methyltransferase; protein product: MHTVVKRNDVVVLIDQNHHKYLVDTAAKTDKIKGVGVLDPQSLIGREYGTIQTIGTKQFWILQPSLQDKLHSLKRKAQIILPRDAAQILMYCAIESGQTVLEAGIGSGSLTIALATAVAPSGKVISYDTREDFIEHAYGNLRRAHLDQYVFAKCKDVTTGIDEKDLDAIILDIPNPWEAVDHAWRALKVGGYFCSYSPLISQVEHTVKALQKHPFIEQKTYENIQREMIVSPQGTRPSFDMLGHTGYLTFARKVLSN